From a region of the Tachypleus tridentatus isolate NWPU-2018 chromosome 1, ASM421037v1, whole genome shotgun sequence genome:
- the LOC143233699 gene encoding uncharacterized protein LOC143233699, whose translation MCCYKTVYYSSLVKREAVSSDEESSFTVFGFKIKEKNDEVVKQTENTVVKVKTEPSDDSTKDNIISKFSESDDETVGCSQHDVMSLKSEPKEELQQINCQLEGLSGPAF comes from the exons ATGTGTTGTTACAAAACTGTATACTATTCTTCTTTAGTGAAGAGAGAAGCTGTTTCTTCAGATGAAGAATCTTCATTTACAGtctttggttttaaaataaaagaaaagaatgatGAAGTGGTGAAGCAGACTGAG AACACAGTTGTAAAAGTTAAAACTGAACCAAGTGATGATTCAACAAAGGATAACATTATTTCCAAGTTCAGTGAGAGTGATGATGAAACTGTTGGTTGTTCACAACATGATGTTATGAGTTTGAAAAGTGAACCAAAAGAGGAGTTACAACAAATTAACTGTCAGTTAGAAGGTTTATCAG
- the LOC143230880 gene encoding uncharacterized protein LOC143230880, translating to MCYSFMIHRSHVQICDHKNIYFTDIVAREAVSPEEGSSVTVSDFKIKEEKYDELQKETEDTVVKTEPSDDSRNDDIICKLIESDDETVYCSQHDVMSLKSEPKRSFNKLTVSWKVFR from the exons ATGTGTTACAGTTTTATGATACATAGAAGTCATGTTCAGATTTGTGatcataagaatatttattttactgatataGTGGCAAGAGAAGCTGTTTCTCCAGAAGAAGGATCATCAGTAACAGtctcagattttaaaataaaagaagaaaagtatgaTGAATTACAAAAAGAAACTGAG GACACAGTTGTCAAAACTGAACCAAGTGATGATTCAAGAAATGATGACATTATTTGCAAGTTAATTGAGAGTGATGATgaaactgtttattgttcacaacatgATGTTATGAGTTTGAAAAGTGAACCAAAGAGGAGTTTCAACAAATTAACTGTCAGTTGGAAGGTTTTCAGGTGA